Proteins encoded by one window of Rutidosis leptorrhynchoides isolate AG116_Rl617_1_P2 chromosome 7, CSIRO_AGI_Rlap_v1, whole genome shotgun sequence:
- the LOC139857071 gene encoding small ribosomal subunit protein uS15 gives MGRMHSKGKGISASAKPYKRTPPSWLKISAQDVQENICKFAKKGMTPSQIGVILRDSHGIAQVNSVTGSKILRILKAHGLAPEIPEDLYHLIKKAVAIRKHLERNRKDKDSKFRLILVESRIHRLARYYKKTKKLPPVWKYESTTASTLVA, from the exons ATGGGTCGTATGCACAGCAAAGG AAAGGGTATATCAGCATCTGCTAAGCCATACAAGAGGACTCCACCTAGCTGGTTGAAGATCTCTGCTCAGGat gttcAAGAAAACATCTGCAAGTTTGCAAAGAAGGGTATGACACCATCTCAGATCGGTGTTATTCTTCGTGATTCTCACGGTATTGCGCAGGTGAACAGTGTTACCGGTAGCAAAATCTTAAGAATCCTTAAGGCACACG GGCTAGCTCCTGAAATCCCAGAGGATTTATACCATTTGATCAAGAAGGCGGTTGCTATCAGAAAGCATTTGGAGAGGAACAGGAAGGATAAAGATTCTAAATTCAGGTTGATTCTTGTTGAGAGCAGGATTCATCGACTTGCTCGTTACTACAAGAAGACCAAGAAGCTTCCACCAGTCTGGAAATA CGAGTCAACTACAGCTAGCACTCTTGTGGCCTAG
- the LOC139857550 gene encoding uncharacterized protein isoform X1: MAEDQPHKRFKVNSVIQSSLEMQKSKKKKVSHHDLNTKSSIFLEWDQKKEQVVSKREQISIARRELTPFIPSVSKYRTVLGDVFEAPSELFELESLTGLISYEVWETHLSLQEREFLTRFLPDGSDPHEVVYELLAGRNLCFGNSFSKWGASVCSGGCHPDAVLRQEERNKANKISFYSELNNYHTKMIGRLQLWKERWASCVDPENDFTQKILSSREVYNKRASLRENYIQYGREEGDATSGSCSWDAAADEKLCSSSDTPDLAITNGEALTRVSRVVTGNKYYDSASGRSVARPKKGDKSRRINVECDDGAKYMSYIKVSKEQHERVKSSMRNSNTSIQPKSLDHVLGNLDGFCVQPYEVFEEEERQKLHDHWSHLAKKDLHIGFENWKSWRSAKSQVIKSLIKELEDKWKLNNQPDSNSNNQYEEKSGSIFLELNDNSVIGSEEDLIAENHETSMQIEQLNEPNQDTVQNQHVILNDSRNFCSMAMDDANNEVLTESSQLWPAVSLPPSVYYNQPTSVRHEYASIGDVSISQAQSSFLHRRSDGGDSFYNPFANQDRNELLMNQVLKDPVSASYLHEQKISRLAFLPHGNDALMGPVQFPRNLCSSLPLVPSSRSFDENMFRQEHLLPPLNPVPDWVVNGVNMPMMSASSSHNNFLNRNWVCNNEMVCDGWSGGVAPHQDIVNIGQVANERLYGSGAQFGSTSSVMEQFVQPGNYVRMGRGPGPFSSMTTNVVPPGHTYMHGNEGHLGWMNLQETTRVKSLPRLWIDKDLGR; encoded by the exons ATGGCGGAAGATCAGCCACATAAGCGATTTAAAGTAAACAGTGTTATTCAAAGTTCTTTAGAGATGCAGAAATCAAAAAAGAAGAAAGTTTCTCATCACGATTTAAATACAAAATCAAGCATTTTTCTTGAGTGGGATCAAAAGAAGGAACAAGTTGTATCTAAAAGGGAGCAGATAAGCATTGCACGCAGAGAATTGACTCCGTTTATTCCTTCGGTTTCAAAGTACCGAACGGTACTGGGTGATGTTTTCGAAGCTCCTTCTGAATTGTTTGAACTGGAAAGCTTGACAGGTTTGATATCTTATGAG GTTTGGGAAACTCATTTGTCTCTTCAAGAAAGGGAGTTTTTGACCCGGTTTCTTCCTGATGGTTCTGACCCGCATGAAGTTGTTTATGAGTTGTTAGCTGGGAGGAATTTGTGCTTCGGAAATTCGTTTTCAAAATG GGGTGCTTCAGTTTGTTCAGGTGGGTGTCACCCTGACGCTGTTCTTCGTCAAGAAGAGCGTAACAAGGCTAACAAAATATCATTCTATTCAGAGCTGAATAATTACCATACTAA AATGATAGGGAGACTGCAATTGTGGAAGGAACGATGGGCAAGCTGTGTTGATCCAGAAAATGATTTTACGCAAAAGATACTAAG TTCCCGAGAGGTTTATAACAAAAGGGCGTCTTTACGTGAGAACTATATACAATATGGTCGAGAAGAAGGTGATGCAACGTCTGGTTCTTGTTCATGGGATGCTGCTGCTGATGAAAAGTTATGCAGTAGTAGTGATACCCCAGATTTGGCTATCACAAATGGAGAAGCCTTAACAAG GGTATCTAGAGTGGTTACGGGGAACAAATATTACGATTCCGCTAGTGGGAGATCAGTAGCAAGACCTAAAAAAGGAGATAAGTCTCGCCGGATTAATGTAGAATGTGACGATGGCGCCAAATATATGTCTTATATCAAG GTGAGCAAGGAACAGCATGAACGAGTTAAAAGCAGTATGCGAAACTCTAACACCAGTATCCAGCCAAAGTCTCTTGATCATGTATTGGGCAATCTTGATGGCTTCTGTGTTCAGCCATATGAAGTTTTTGAGGAAGAAGAAAGGCAAAAGCTGCATGACCACTG GTCACATTTGGCAAAGAAAGATCTCCATATAGGCTTTGAGAATTGGAAAAGTTGGCGTTCTGCCAAGTCTCAAGTGATAAAATCTTTAATAAAAGAACTGGAAGATAAATGGAAATTAAACAATCAGCCAGATTCAAATTCGAACAATCAGTATGAGGAGAAATCGGGATCTATCTTTTTAGAACTCAATGATAATTCGGTAATCGGGTCAGAAGAAGATCTTATTGCAGAAAATCACGAAACCAGCATGCAAATTGAACAATTAAATGAACCGAATCAAGATACTGTTCAGAATCAGCATGTGATACTTAACGATAGCCGAAACTTCTGCTCGATGGCCATGGatgatgctaataatgaagtgttgacCGAATCAAGTCAACTATGGCCTGCAGTTAGTCTACCACCAAGTGTGTACTATAATCAACCTACATCCGTACGTCATGAGTACGCTTCTATCGGTGACGTGTCAATTAGCCAAGCCCAATCAAGTTTTTTGCATAGACGATCCGACGGTGGAGATTCTTTCTATAATCCATTCGCCAATCAAGATCGTAACGAATTGCTAATGAATCAAGTTTTGAAAGATCCGGTGAGTGCGTCTTATCTTCACGAGCAAAAGATCTCTAGGCTTGCTTTCCTCCCGCACGGAAACGATGCTTTGATGGGACCCGTTCAGTTTCCGAGAAATTTATGCTCATCGTTACCATTGGTTCCGAGTAGTCGTAGCTTTGATGAAAACATGTTTAGGCAAGAACACTTGTTACCACCACTTAATCCTGTTCCGGATTGGGTTGTAAACGGTGTTAATATGCCGATGATGTCAGCATCGTCATCTCATAATAATTTCTTGAATCGAAATTGGGTTTGTAATAATGAGATGGTGTGTGATGGGTGGTCAGGCGGTGTAGCACCGCACCAGGACATTGTGAATATTGGTCAGGTGGCTAATGAGCGCTTATATGGTTCAGGGGCTCAGTTTGGTTCAACTAGTAGTGTAATGGAACAGTTTGTTCAGCCTGGGAACTATGTTAGGATGGGACGTGGGCCCGGACCCTTTTCGTCTATGACCACCAATGTTGTGCCGCCGGGTCACACTTACATGCATGGGAATGAAGGTCATTTGGGATGGATGAACTTGCAGGAGACAACTCGGGTGAAATCGTTACCGAGGTTATGGATTGATAAAGATTTAGGACGATAG
- the LOC139857550 gene encoding uncharacterized protein isoform X2: MQKSKKKKVSHHDLNTKSSIFLEWDQKKEQVVSKREQISIARRELTPFIPSVSKYRTVLGDVFEAPSELFELESLTGLISYEVWETHLSLQEREFLTRFLPDGSDPHEVVYELLAGRNLCFGNSFSKWGASVCSGGCHPDAVLRQEERNKANKISFYSELNNYHTKMIGRLQLWKERWASCVDPENDFTQKILSSREVYNKRASLRENYIQYGREEGDATSGSCSWDAAADEKLCSSSDTPDLAITNGEALTRVSRVVTGNKYYDSASGRSVARPKKGDKSRRINVECDDGAKYMSYIKVSKEQHERVKSSMRNSNTSIQPKSLDHVLGNLDGFCVQPYEVFEEEERQKLHDHWSHLAKKDLHIGFENWKSWRSAKSQVIKSLIKELEDKWKLNNQPDSNSNNQYEEKSGSIFLELNDNSVIGSEEDLIAENHETSMQIEQLNEPNQDTVQNQHVILNDSRNFCSMAMDDANNEVLTESSQLWPAVSLPPSVYYNQPTSVRHEYASIGDVSISQAQSSFLHRRSDGGDSFYNPFANQDRNELLMNQVLKDPVSASYLHEQKISRLAFLPHGNDALMGPVQFPRNLCSSLPLVPSSRSFDENMFRQEHLLPPLNPVPDWVVNGVNMPMMSASSSHNNFLNRNWVCNNEMVCDGWSGGVAPHQDIVNIGQVANERLYGSGAQFGSTSSVMEQFVQPGNYVRMGRGPGPFSSMTTNVVPPGHTYMHGNEGHLGWMNLQETTRVKSLPRLWIDKDLGR; encoded by the exons ATGCAGAAATCAAAAAAGAAGAAAGTTTCTCATCACGATTTAAATACAAAATCAAGCATTTTTCTTGAGTGGGATCAAAAGAAGGAACAAGTTGTATCTAAAAGGGAGCAGATAAGCATTGCACGCAGAGAATTGACTCCGTTTATTCCTTCGGTTTCAAAGTACCGAACGGTACTGGGTGATGTTTTCGAAGCTCCTTCTGAATTGTTTGAACTGGAAAGCTTGACAGGTTTGATATCTTATGAG GTTTGGGAAACTCATTTGTCTCTTCAAGAAAGGGAGTTTTTGACCCGGTTTCTTCCTGATGGTTCTGACCCGCATGAAGTTGTTTATGAGTTGTTAGCTGGGAGGAATTTGTGCTTCGGAAATTCGTTTTCAAAATG GGGTGCTTCAGTTTGTTCAGGTGGGTGTCACCCTGACGCTGTTCTTCGTCAAGAAGAGCGTAACAAGGCTAACAAAATATCATTCTATTCAGAGCTGAATAATTACCATACTAA AATGATAGGGAGACTGCAATTGTGGAAGGAACGATGGGCAAGCTGTGTTGATCCAGAAAATGATTTTACGCAAAAGATACTAAG TTCCCGAGAGGTTTATAACAAAAGGGCGTCTTTACGTGAGAACTATATACAATATGGTCGAGAAGAAGGTGATGCAACGTCTGGTTCTTGTTCATGGGATGCTGCTGCTGATGAAAAGTTATGCAGTAGTAGTGATACCCCAGATTTGGCTATCACAAATGGAGAAGCCTTAACAAG GGTATCTAGAGTGGTTACGGGGAACAAATATTACGATTCCGCTAGTGGGAGATCAGTAGCAAGACCTAAAAAAGGAGATAAGTCTCGCCGGATTAATGTAGAATGTGACGATGGCGCCAAATATATGTCTTATATCAAG GTGAGCAAGGAACAGCATGAACGAGTTAAAAGCAGTATGCGAAACTCTAACACCAGTATCCAGCCAAAGTCTCTTGATCATGTATTGGGCAATCTTGATGGCTTCTGTGTTCAGCCATATGAAGTTTTTGAGGAAGAAGAAAGGCAAAAGCTGCATGACCACTG GTCACATTTGGCAAAGAAAGATCTCCATATAGGCTTTGAGAATTGGAAAAGTTGGCGTTCTGCCAAGTCTCAAGTGATAAAATCTTTAATAAAAGAACTGGAAGATAAATGGAAATTAAACAATCAGCCAGATTCAAATTCGAACAATCAGTATGAGGAGAAATCGGGATCTATCTTTTTAGAACTCAATGATAATTCGGTAATCGGGTCAGAAGAAGATCTTATTGCAGAAAATCACGAAACCAGCATGCAAATTGAACAATTAAATGAACCGAATCAAGATACTGTTCAGAATCAGCATGTGATACTTAACGATAGCCGAAACTTCTGCTCGATGGCCATGGatgatgctaataatgaagtgttgacCGAATCAAGTCAACTATGGCCTGCAGTTAGTCTACCACCAAGTGTGTACTATAATCAACCTACATCCGTACGTCATGAGTACGCTTCTATCGGTGACGTGTCAATTAGCCAAGCCCAATCAAGTTTTTTGCATAGACGATCCGACGGTGGAGATTCTTTCTATAATCCATTCGCCAATCAAGATCGTAACGAATTGCTAATGAATCAAGTTTTGAAAGATCCGGTGAGTGCGTCTTATCTTCACGAGCAAAAGATCTCTAGGCTTGCTTTCCTCCCGCACGGAAACGATGCTTTGATGGGACCCGTTCAGTTTCCGAGAAATTTATGCTCATCGTTACCATTGGTTCCGAGTAGTCGTAGCTTTGATGAAAACATGTTTAGGCAAGAACACTTGTTACCACCACTTAATCCTGTTCCGGATTGGGTTGTAAACGGTGTTAATATGCCGATGATGTCAGCATCGTCATCTCATAATAATTTCTTGAATCGAAATTGGGTTTGTAATAATGAGATGGTGTGTGATGGGTGGTCAGGCGGTGTAGCACCGCACCAGGACATTGTGAATATTGGTCAGGTGGCTAATGAGCGCTTATATGGTTCAGGGGCTCAGTTTGGTTCAACTAGTAGTGTAATGGAACAGTTTGTTCAGCCTGGGAACTATGTTAGGATGGGACGTGGGCCCGGACCCTTTTCGTCTATGACCACCAATGTTGTGCCGCCGGGTCACACTTACATGCATGGGAATGAAGGTCATTTGGGATGGATGAACTTGCAGGAGACAACTCGGGTGAAATCGTTACCGAGGTTATGGATTGATAAAGATTTAGGACGATAG
- the LOC139860016 gene encoding uncharacterized protein: MQGTLDKFVKRKASIEGEPSSANVSNKIPISNSIPSLPKEIDITNLPWDPADRKNILYYDPNQRDEIRRLYLQRGPFQPRGHVCPAKKNKQCGSDAFVTDGFCNWNKKNRFSVHKDDVNSFHNRARLKCEDLMKPKQSIAVALNKQSGIEKQEYRIRLQSSIDVVRYVMHNTLPFRGHDESENSIYRGIFLETLKLVASQNDDARKAMIKAPKNCKLTSPDIQKDTVE; the protein is encoded by the exons ATGCAAGGCACGCTAGATAAATTTGTAAAAAGAAAAGCATCCATTGAAGGAGAACCTTCAAGTGCAAATGTTTCCAACAAAATACCAATATCTAACTCTATTCCTTCATTGCCAAAAGAAATTGATATAACTAATCTTCCTTGGGATCCCGCAGACAGAAAAAATATATTATACTATGACcctaatcaaagagatgaaattagGAGGCTTTATTTGCAAAGAGGACCTTTTCAACCACGTGGTCATGTGTGTCCAGCAAAAAAAA ACAAACAATGTGGGAGTGATGCATTTGTGACCGATGGATTTTGCAACTGGAACAAAAAAAATAGATTCAGTGTTCATAAGGATGATGTAAATAGCTTTCACAATAGAGCACGTCTAAAATGTGAAGATTTGATGAAACCAAAGCAATCCATAGCTGTTGCTCTTAATAAGCAATCTGGTATTGAGAAGCAAGAGTACCGAATTCGTTTACAGAGTTCAATTGATGTTGTTAGATATGTAATGCATAACACATTACCATTTCGTGGTCACGATGAGAGTGAAAACTCTATATATAGAGGAATTTTTCTGGAAACATTGAAATTAGTTGCAAGTCAAAATGATGATGCTCGTAAAGCTATGATAAAAGCTCCTAAGAATTGTAAATTAACTTCACCTGACATTCAGAAAGACACTGTTGAATAG